The following proteins come from a genomic window of Proteiniphilum propionicum:
- a CDS encoding helix-turn-helix domain-containing protein, whose protein sequence is MNEIKHYAVLYEWADWVDSQDVMQKLHISVRTLQYWRTNRLLPYSRIRGKIYYRKSDILTILQKNYNGTRKSLLPEVND, encoded by the coding sequence ATGAACGAGATCAAACATTACGCCGTACTCTATGAGTGGGCCGACTGGGTCGATTCACAGGATGTGATGCAGAAGCTCCACATCTCCGTACGTACTTTGCAGTACTGGCGGACCAATCGGCTATTGCCCTATTCCCGCATCAGGGGGAAAATCTACTATCGAAAATCCGACATTCTCACCATTTTGCAGAAAAACTATAATGGTACAAGGAAATCTTTGTTGCCGGAGGTCAATGATTGA
- a CDS encoding helix-turn-helix domain-containing protein has translation MEEKTITFNEIPEAMSYLIGKMNDLEELIRTSADTQPDPNAWFNIEELCEYLPDRPARQTVYGWVFQKKIPYHKKGKKLQFLKCEIDEWLHTDEKQQESIEYPPIRFNKRRLS, from the coding sequence ATGGAAGAAAAGACGATTACCTTCAATGAGATCCCCGAGGCGATGAGCTATCTCATCGGGAAGATGAACGACCTGGAAGAGCTGATCAGAACTTCGGCCGACACGCAACCCGACCCGAATGCCTGGTTCAACATCGAAGAACTATGCGAATACCTGCCCGACCGGCCGGCTAGACAAACGGTCTACGGATGGGTCTTCCAGAAGAAGATCCCCTATCACAAGAAAGGAAAAAAGCTGCAGTTTTTGAAATGTGAGATCGATGAGTGGCTGCATACCGATGAAAAGCAGCAGGAATCAATTGAGTATCCTCCTATTCGATTTAACAAACGCAGATTGTCATGA